The following are encoded together in the Rhodospirillales bacterium genome:
- a CDS encoding ATP-binding protein, whose amino-acid sequence MRLVPRSLAGQLTLLLLLTLVVAQGVAVALFAWERVEAVRHAHRDNVITRTASVAQLLTDTPAALHGTVVTAASTRRTQFSLTGEPLVRTASAGGPAAAIARELAAALGVDRGQVRVGPVWARFDDDGDHDHHDDHLDDDDDDRFHGHDHADRHASWRLRWFAASVALSDGRWLNIAVAPPPGAPWGVTFLMSFILSALGTAGVAVVMGRRIARPMRHLAVAASQLGRGEDVESLREAGPSDVRATIRAFNLMRERLDRYVRDRMAMLAAVSHDLRTPITSLRLHAELVDDAETRRKMIGALDEMQRMTEEMLAFVRADLRRERTERVDLLALVDSVVADLADLGHAVSAEASERIVVGARPTALRRALRNLLENAAIHGGSATARVVRVEGECVAVVIEDTGPGIPEGEQERVFEPFVRLEESRSRDTGGTGLGLAIARSIVRAHGGDIQLENIVDGGLRVTVVLPEADGG is encoded by the coding sequence ATGAGGCTGGTACCGCGCAGCCTTGCGGGCCAGCTCACGTTGCTGCTCCTCCTGACTCTCGTCGTGGCGCAAGGTGTCGCTGTCGCGCTCTTCGCCTGGGAACGCGTCGAGGCTGTGCGCCATGCGCATCGCGACAATGTCATCACCCGGACGGCGAGCGTGGCGCAGTTGCTCACGGACACGCCGGCCGCGCTGCACGGCACCGTCGTCACGGCTGCCAGCACGCGCCGGACGCAGTTCTCGCTGACCGGCGAGCCGCTCGTCCGCACCGCGAGCGCCGGCGGACCGGCCGCCGCCATTGCCCGCGAACTGGCCGCCGCGCTTGGCGTCGATCGCGGGCAGGTCAGGGTTGGGCCGGTGTGGGCGCGCTTCGACGACGACGGGGACCATGATCATCACGATGACCACCTGGACGACGATGACGACGACCGGTTCCACGGTCATGATCATGCTGACCGGCACGCATCCTGGCGGCTCCGGTGGTTTGCGGCGTCAGTGGCGCTGTCGGACGGGCGGTGGCTCAACATCGCCGTGGCGCCGCCGCCGGGCGCGCCTTGGGGCGTGACGTTCCTGATGTCATTCATCCTCTCGGCCCTCGGTACCGCCGGCGTCGCGGTCGTCATGGGGCGCCGGATCGCGCGGCCCATGCGGCACCTGGCGGTTGCGGCGAGCCAGCTCGGGCGGGGCGAGGACGTGGAATCCCTGCGCGAGGCCGGCCCGTCGGACGTCCGGGCGACGATCCGGGCCTTCAACCTCATGCGCGAACGGCTCGACCGGTATGTCCGCGACCGGATGGCCATGCTGGCGGCGGTCTCGCACGACCTCCGCACACCGATCACGAGCCTGCGCCTGCACGCCGAGCTGGTCGACGACGCGGAGACACGCCGGAAGATGATCGGAGCGCTCGACGAGATGCAGCGGATGACGGAGGAGATGCTGGCATTCGTCCGGGCGGACCTGCGGCGGGAACGGACGGAAAGGGTGGACCTGCTGGCGCTGGTCGACAGCGTGGTGGCCGACCTCGCGGACCTTGGCCATGCCGTTTCGGCCGAGGCGTCGGAGCGGATCGTGGTAGGGGCCCGACCGACGGCGCTCCGTCGCGCGCTCAGGAACCTACTGGAAAATGCGGCTATTCACGGCGGTTCGGCTACTGCGCGGGTCGTCCGCGTGGAAGGCGAGTGCGTGGCGGTCGTCATCGAGGACACCGGGCCGGGCATCCCGGAAGGCGAGCAGGAACGCGTATTCGAGCCCTTCGTCCGGTTGGAGGAATCGCGGAGCCGCGACACGGGAGGAACCGGGCTGGGCCTCGCCATTGCGCGGAGCATCGTCCGCGCCCACGGCGGCGACATCCAGCTGGAGAACATTGTGGACGGCGGGCTCCGGGTGACGGTCGTGCTGCCCGAGGCCGACGGGGGCTGA
- a CDS encoding response regulator has product MEATPHVLVVDDHREIREALAQYLERHGMRVSIAESAIAARRVLGAAAIDLVVLDVMMPGEDGLQLCRHLRATTRLPIILLTAMAEETDRIVGLEVGADDYVTKPFNPRELLARIRAVIRRSQSLPPGREPRSAGVRRFDRWLLDTGRRQLVDEEGVVTPLSTGEFRLLVALLERPGMVLSRDQLLDLTQGRRSVPFERAVDNQVSRLRKKIERDPKDPKLIMTVWGGGYRFAGKVEDA; this is encoded by the coding sequence ATGGAAGCCACTCCACATGTGCTCGTGGTCGACGACCACCGGGAGATCCGCGAGGCCCTGGCGCAGTACCTGGAGCGTCACGGAATGCGCGTGAGCATCGCTGAGAGCGCCATCGCCGCGCGCCGGGTGCTCGGCGCGGCGGCGATCGATCTGGTGGTGCTCGACGTCATGATGCCGGGCGAGGACGGTCTCCAGCTCTGCCGGCACCTGCGCGCGACGACGCGCTTGCCGATCATCCTGCTGACAGCGATGGCCGAGGAGACCGACCGCATCGTGGGTCTCGAAGTGGGCGCCGACGACTACGTCACCAAGCCGTTCAACCCGCGCGAGCTGCTGGCCCGGATCAGGGCCGTGATCCGGCGCTCGCAGAGCCTGCCGCCCGGGCGCGAGCCCCGGTCGGCAGGCGTCCGGCGGTTCGACCGCTGGTTGCTCGACACCGGGCGGCGCCAACTGGTCGACGAAGAGGGTGTTGTGACCCCCCTCTCGACGGGTGAGTTCCGCCTGCTCGTGGCGTTGCTGGAGCGCCCCGGGATGGTTCTCTCCCGCGATCAGCTGCTCGACCTGACCCAGGGCCGGCGGTCCGTGCCGTTCGAGCGCGCGGTCGACAACCAGGTGAGCCGCCTGCGGAAGAAGATCGAGCGCGACCCGAAAGATCCCAAGCTCATCATGACCGTATGGGGCGGCGGCTACCGCTTCGCCGGCAAGGTGGAAGACGCATGA
- a CDS encoding EF-hand domain-containing protein encodes MQTKTRTLIVVGLAAALGGAAIVGVSHANHRGGYDGRHGPGLGFLDKGSLAATALEVFDSVDADGNGTLSQAEIDQVRNDRHATHDADRDGNLELEEFAGLWHETTRPFTVRVFQMLDTNGDAVITRAEYDRPLAGIVARLDRDGDGGLSLRDGRHHRHHGDRWDDD; translated from the coding sequence ATGCAGACGAAAACCAGGACCCTGATTGTCGTCGGGCTCGCCGCAGCCCTTGGCGGGGCCGCCATCGTCGGGGTCAGCCACGCCAATCACCGCGGCGGTTATGACGGTAGGCATGGACCAGGACTGGGCTTCCTCGACAAGGGAAGCCTCGCTGCTACAGCGCTGGAAGTGTTCGATTCCGTCGACGCGGACGGCAACGGGACACTCTCACAGGCCGAGATCGATCAGGTCCGCAACGATCGCCACGCCACGCATGACGCCGATCGGGACGGCAACCTCGAACTCGAGGAGTTTGCCGGTCTCTGGCACGAGACCACACGCCCGTTCACCGTGCGCGTCTTCCAGATGCTGGACACGAACGGCGACGCGGTCATCACGCGCGCGGAGTACGACCGGCCGCTGGCCGGGATCGTCGCCCGCCTGGACCGCGACGGCGACGGTGGCCTCTCGCTCCGTGACGGACGGCACCACCGCCATCACGGAGACCGGTGGGACGACGACTAG
- a CDS encoding GNAT family N-acetyltransferase, with translation MQSPVQTCVPNCGAGKNLGRVNRGMPDPVLVILLGQLAVDEDWRGRRLGSDLLIDATGRCLAAAGVVGARAVVVQAIDEQATTFYAKFGFRPFSDGEPLMLTLWMSEIKGLLWA, from the coding sequence TTGCAGTCACCGGTCCAAACCTGTGTCCCGAACTGTGGCGCCGGCAAGAACCTGGGGCGGGTCAACCGCGGCATGCCGGACCCGGTGCTTGTCATCCTGCTGGGGCAACTCGCCGTCGACGAGGACTGGCGAGGCCGGCGCCTTGGTTCCGACCTCCTGATTGACGCAACGGGACGCTGCCTCGCCGCCGCCGGTGTCGTCGGCGCGCGGGCTGTGGTCGTGCAGGCCATCGACGAACAGGCCACGACGTTCTACGCGAAGTTCGGCTTCCGCCCGTTCTCGGACGGCGAGCCGCTCATGCTGACCCTGTGGATGTCCGAGATCAAAGGGTTGCTGTGGGCCTGA
- a CDS encoding TonB-dependent receptor, translated as MLENVVVIGQRAPGIDPLSSPTPVEIVGGTALEAYGGESTESNLARTLPSYNLNREPISDEASVVRPALLRGLPPDSVLVLVNGKRRHRSSVITVSSATAPGSHGPDLAAIPGIAIERIEVLRDAASAQYGSDAVAGVLNFVLKQRPDTQIAEARWGRTYAGDGGRWTLAGHAGVPLADQGFVALSLERSHQAPSTRSVQHASARQLAAAGNPWINDPGYGYIDHPYAQTWGTPEVRGDWKTMVNAGLPLGASTEIYGFGNWHRRTVEGGFFFRNPARRGGVFSLGDEVLLADLSADPTSVRCRSGLEPDSGDWSNHVAAIRRYVENNPNCYWIGTQFPGGFTPRFGGDVEDVSYHAGVRGTLPNDAPLLSGWDWDLSAGMGQHSVDFFMERTINPQLLALGRELPTSYRVGGWSERDWIVEGSVVGRLDVGTAWPVTVALGTEVRNERFEVVAGDFNSTFVDTRLGGLREQGFGIGTNGFPGFQERTAGAASRTARGAWLDLSTDLSEELFVHGALRHERHEGIGSNTDGKVAARYDLSDEIALRASVGSAFRAPTVGQASIEKVITQFVPDLGDLIDIATLSVDNPIAILKGAKPLTPETARSVNAGVVARLAGFTVTLDGYQIRMKDRIAVTSEFDLSEGDKAALREQGIADADAYARVKFLTNDFGTTTRGVDVSAERLIAHGNDSATRLHAVLNWNRTRVDGTSTLLNAGETLAAERGVPRWRGVLGASHERGQLTLSGRLRLYGPFTNVYYTSDLSSAREVGTHALFDAEVALRITDGITLAIGAENLFDTYPPRTDARDGETVGLPYLRRSPFGFDGGYYYARLRWER; from the coding sequence ATGCTGGAGAACGTAGTGGTGATCGGGCAACGCGCGCCCGGTATCGATCCTCTGTCCTCTCCCACGCCGGTGGAGATTGTCGGCGGCACGGCGCTCGAGGCTTACGGCGGCGAGAGCACCGAAAGCAACCTTGCCCGGACGCTTCCGTCGTACAATCTCAATCGCGAGCCGATTTCCGACGAGGCGAGCGTTGTCCGGCCAGCACTGCTTCGCGGGCTGCCGCCGGATTCCGTGCTGGTGCTCGTCAACGGCAAGCGCCGACACCGGTCGTCGGTCATCACGGTCTCAAGCGCCACGGCTCCCGGAAGCCACGGCCCGGACCTTGCGGCCATTCCCGGCATTGCGATCGAACGCATCGAGGTGCTGCGCGATGCGGCGTCCGCGCAGTACGGGTCCGATGCAGTGGCCGGCGTCCTCAACTTCGTGCTGAAGCAGCGTCCCGATACGCAGATAGCCGAGGCCCGATGGGGGCGCACATACGCGGGTGACGGGGGTCGCTGGACGCTGGCAGGCCACGCGGGGGTGCCGTTGGCCGACCAGGGGTTCGTTGCGCTGTCGCTCGAGCGGTCGCATCAGGCGCCGTCGACCCGGTCGGTGCAGCATGCCAGTGCCCGGCAGCTCGCCGCTGCGGGCAATCCGTGGATCAATGATCCCGGTTACGGCTACATCGACCATCCGTACGCGCAGACGTGGGGAACGCCTGAGGTGCGCGGCGACTGGAAGACGATGGTGAACGCCGGCCTTCCGCTCGGCGCTTCGACAGAAATCTACGGCTTCGGCAACTGGCATCGCCGGACCGTGGAAGGCGGGTTCTTCTTCCGCAACCCGGCACGGCGAGGTGGCGTTTTCAGCCTAGGCGACGAGGTGCTGCTGGCAGACCTTTCCGCGGACCCGACCTCCGTCAGGTGTAGATCCGGACTGGAGCCCGATTCCGGGGACTGGTCGAATCACGTCGCGGCGATCCGCCGTTACGTCGAGAACAACCCGAATTGCTACTGGATCGGCACCCAGTTTCCGGGCGGCTTTACGCCCCGGTTCGGCGGCGACGTGGAAGACGTTTCCTACCATGCCGGCGTGCGCGGCACGTTGCCGAATGACGCTCCATTGCTCTCCGGGTGGGACTGGGATCTTTCGGCCGGAATGGGCCAGCACTCAGTCGACTTCTTCATGGAACGAACGATCAACCCGCAGCTGCTGGCCCTCGGTCGCGAGCTGCCGACCAGCTACCGGGTCGGAGGATGGAGCGAGCGCGACTGGATCGTGGAGGGCAGCGTGGTGGGCCGGCTGGACGTCGGAACTGCCTGGCCGGTGACCGTGGCGCTTGGAACGGAAGTTCGCAACGAGCGCTTCGAGGTCGTGGCGGGAGACTTCAATTCCACCTTTGTTGACACACGCCTGGGCGGGCTGCGGGAACAGGGATTCGGAATCGGCACGAACGGCTTCCCGGGCTTCCAGGAACGAACCGCGGGAGCGGCGTCCCGGACGGCTCGGGGCGCCTGGCTGGATCTGTCGACGGATCTGAGTGAAGAACTGTTCGTGCACGGTGCGCTTCGACACGAACGGCACGAGGGCATCGGCAGCAACACGGACGGCAAGGTGGCCGCACGCTACGACCTGAGCGACGAAATCGCGCTGCGGGCCTCGGTCGGCAGCGCCTTCCGTGCGCCGACCGTGGGTCAGGCGTCGATCGAGAAAGTGATCACGCAGTTCGTTCCCGACCTGGGCGACCTGATCGACATTGCGACCCTTTCGGTGGACAACCCCATCGCGATCCTGAAGGGGGCGAAGCCCCTGACGCCAGAGACCGCCCGCTCGGTGAATGCCGGTGTCGTCGCACGCCTGGCCGGTTTCACGGTGACGCTCGACGGTTACCAGATCCGGATGAAGGATCGCATTGCGGTGACCTCCGAGTTCGACCTGTCGGAGGGCGACAAGGCGGCCCTTCGCGAGCAAGGCATCGCAGACGCCGACGCCTATGCCAGGGTGAAATTCCTGACCAATGATTTCGGCACGACCACACGCGGGGTTGACGTGAGCGCTGAGCGGCTGATTGCGCACGGGAACGATTCAGCGACGCGCCTCCATGCAGTCTTGAACTGGAATCGGACGCGCGTCGACGGCACGTCCACGCTCCTCAACGCGGGCGAAACCCTGGCTGCGGAACGGGGCGTTCCCCGGTGGCGCGGCGTGCTAGGGGCGAGCCACGAACGCGGGCAGCTCACCCTTTCCGGTCGCCTGCGACTCTACGGTCCGTTCACGAACGTCTATTACACCTCCGATCTCTCGTCCGCCCGGGAGGTGGGTACCCACGCACTCTTCGACGCAGAAGTCGCGCTGCGGATCACGGACGGAATCACGCTGGCCATTGGGGCGGAGAACCTGTTCGACACCTACCCGCCCCGCACCGACGCAAGAGACGGGGAGACGGTCGGACTGCCGTACCTTCGGCGATCCCCGTTCGGTTTCGACGGCGGCTACTACTACGCCCGCCTGCGCTGGGAACGGTGA